In Terriglobia bacterium, the following proteins share a genomic window:
- a CDS encoding hydrogenase 4 subunit F has translation MTLLLPLILPVVMAALVLAFSDGRRATTVAVTGGCVEVGLLLNVVLQVHRQTQVAWGHYFRADGLTSLFLLGLAFVFLVTLLYSVNYLRHVPAGRFSSPRWFYCLTFLFIFAMLAAYLAENLGLLWIMMEATTLASALLVGFYNTEGAVEAGWKYLVVCTVGIAFALFGTIALYLAAARSGVPAPSALDWTALMKAAPEMGRVSNLVKLAFLFVAVGYGTKVGFVPMHSWLPDAHAEAPSPISAMLSAALLNCAMYALLRYDAISVRALGPDFSHTMLLIFGALSLIGASLLMIVQRDLKRLLAYSSVEHMGIVATGIGIGVPLGLYGALLHTFNHSAAKSLLFFAAGNVRENFGTLKLERITGMARSMRWTSVFLIIGVLAIVGLPPFSLFVSEFAILSAAFSQEQHAVVTAVLLALVIGFGALIFQLQRMLSGAPTIPEKTKTSRTEITAMALCAVIVVALGLHLPSALIQIIHQAMAVLRS, from the coding sequence ATGACCCTCCTGCTTCCACTGATTCTTCCCGTGGTGATGGCCGCGCTGGTGCTGGCTTTCAGCGACGGACGCCGCGCGACCACGGTGGCCGTAACCGGCGGATGTGTGGAAGTTGGGCTGCTTCTGAACGTGGTGCTTCAGGTCCACAGGCAGACCCAAGTCGCATGGGGACATTACTTCCGCGCCGATGGGCTGACGTCTCTCTTCCTGCTGGGACTGGCCTTCGTTTTTCTGGTGACGCTGCTTTATTCGGTCAACTACCTGCGCCATGTGCCGGCGGGCAGGTTCTCCTCGCCACGATGGTTTTACTGCCTCACGTTCCTGTTCATCTTCGCCATGCTGGCGGCGTATCTGGCGGAGAACCTGGGTCTGCTGTGGATCATGATGGAGGCCACCACGCTCGCGTCGGCTTTGCTGGTCGGCTTTTACAACACCGAAGGCGCGGTGGAAGCCGGATGGAAGTACCTGGTGGTCTGCACGGTGGGAATCGCGTTCGCGTTGTTCGGGACGATCGCACTTTATCTGGCGGCGGCGCGCTCCGGAGTTCCGGCGCCTTCCGCGCTGGACTGGACGGCCCTGATGAAGGCCGCGCCGGAGATGGGACGCGTCTCCAACCTGGTGAAACTTGCGTTTCTGTTTGTGGCCGTGGGATACGGCACCAAGGTCGGGTTCGTGCCCATGCACAGCTGGCTGCCGGACGCTCACGCCGAAGCGCCTTCACCCATCAGCGCCATGCTTTCCGCCGCGTTGCTGAACTGCGCCATGTACGCGCTGCTGCGCTATGACGCCATCAGCGTCCGCGCCCTGGGACCGGACTTCAGCCATACCATGCTGCTGATCTTTGGGGCGCTGTCCCTGATTGGCGCTTCTTTGCTGATGATCGTGCAGCGCGACTTGAAGCGCCTGCTGGCGTACAGCAGCGTGGAACACATGGGCATCGTCGCCACGGGGATTGGCATTGGCGTGCCGCTGGGACTCTACGGCGCGCTGCTGCACACCTTCAACCATTCCGCGGCCAAGTCACTGTTGTTTTTCGCCGCCGGCAACGTGCGCGAAAATTTTGGCACGCTGAAGCTGGAGCGCATCACGGGGATGGCGCGCAGTATGCGCTGGACCAGCGTATTTCTCATCATTGGAGTGCTGGCGATTGTCGGGCTGCCTCCGTTCTCCCTGTTCGTGAGCGAATTTGCGATTTTGAGCGCGGCATTTTCCCAGGAGCAACACGCTGTGGTCACGGCGGTGCTGCTGGCGCTGGTGATCGGATTTGGCGCGCTGATTTTCCAGTTGCAAAGAATGCTGAGCGGCGCGCCGACCATCCCGGAGAAAACCAAGACGAGCAGGACGGAGATCACGGCCATGGCATTGTGCGCGGTGATCGTGGTGGCCCTGGGCCTGCACTTGCCCAGCGCTCTGATTCAAATCATCCATCAAGCAATGGCGGTATTGCGCTCATGA
- a CDS encoding NADH-quinone oxidoreductase subunit H, which translates to MGLRLAQFAFLILSAPLVRGIIARLKARLQRRQGASIWRPYADLGKLFRKEDLTPPSASWLFRAAPRMGFALMLAAAAFVPVVASAGVLTFSGDYFLLVYLLAFGRFVMVLGAFDSGSSFGGMGGSREAMVSVLAEAPLVLSLMALALTAKAGSLGAIVAWTGAQNFFNISVVHVLALTALLFVAIAETGRMPVDNPTTHLELTMLHEAMVLEYSGPSLAFVEWAQAIKLNLLIALLVALFAPWGTATSLTSATVALSLVLYLAKLAVAMLAIAVLESSVAKLRMYAVPEFFGIATALSILAIVFTVIMRRQP; encoded by the coding sequence ATGGGACTCAGGCTGGCACAATTCGCTTTTCTGATTTTGAGCGCGCCGCTGGTGCGGGGGATTATTGCCCGGCTGAAGGCCAGGCTACAGCGTCGGCAAGGCGCCAGCATCTGGCGTCCGTATGCCGACTTGGGAAAGTTGTTTCGCAAGGAAGACCTGACGCCGCCATCGGCTTCATGGCTGTTCCGCGCCGCGCCCCGCATGGGTTTCGCGCTCATGCTGGCGGCAGCGGCATTCGTGCCGGTGGTGGCTTCCGCCGGCGTGCTTACGTTCAGCGGCGATTATTTCCTGCTGGTCTACCTGCTGGCCTTTGGGCGTTTCGTGATGGTGCTGGGCGCTTTTGATTCCGGCAGCAGCTTTGGCGGCATGGGCGGCAGCCGCGAGGCGATGGTTTCTGTGCTGGCGGAAGCGCCGCTGGTGCTTTCCTTGATGGCGCTGGCCCTGACGGCCAAGGCTGGCAGCCTGGGAGCGATTGTCGCCTGGACCGGCGCGCAGAACTTCTTCAACATCTCCGTGGTCCACGTGCTGGCCCTGACGGCGCTGCTGTTTGTGGCCATCGCTGAGACCGGGCGCATGCCGGTGGACAATCCTACGACGCACCTGGAACTCACCATGCTTCATGAAGCCATGGTGCTGGAATACTCGGGGCCAAGCCTGGCGTTCGTGGAATGGGCGCAAGCCATCAAACTCAATTTGTTGATCGCGCTGCTGGTGGCCCTGTTTGCGCCGTGGGGGACGGCAACCAGCCTGACGTCCGCAACAGTCGCATTATCCCTGGTGCTGTATCTCGCGAAACTGGCGGTCGCCATGCTGGCGATCGCCGTGCTTGAAAGTTCGGTAGCCAAGCTGCGCATGTATGCGGTGCCGGAATTTTTCGGCATTGCTACGGCGCTTTCCATCCTGGCAATTGTGTTCACCGTGATTATGAGAAGGCAACCATGA
- a CDS encoding hydrogenase 4 subunit B has protein sequence MLIAFSGLFSLLVAASFLAGWSHVAGPAGKALRVGAAYSAVLALASGTVLAIAAWVYGVPVNFSLSFLSPFPPLQFMFSLDRLGGLFLFIVCAVSIPAVVYSFRYIEHHYDRARAAWYWVLLPLFLLSMVMVVSSATVFAFFAGWELMTVLSAGLIFLEGDAEERRRDIFLYLLTMHAGAALVLSAFLLFAPQAPSLTFAAIRAAAQTMPGAEKAAIFLLAFFGFGTKAGIIPLHVWLPRAHPIAPTPVSALMSGIMLKTAVYVFLRFVFDFLSGGPDWGGYLVLAAGATSAVLGILYAMSETDLKRLLAYSSVENIGIIYLAIGAGMLCRANGAPAFAALALMAALVHALNHAIFKNLLFLGAGAIAYRTHSLKLNQLGGLLKTMPATGLFVLVGCVSIAGLPMFNGFIGEWLAFQGFLAGGQVAQTLPQLLLPLMAGVLALTGALAAACFANTFGTAFLGRPRQAEVDSPENPPFSMLLPLGVLAGACLLIGVMPMLVLRPLWEVTVMLAPGGDFAAIAAIATGIQKVAVVVLAGAAAVWLVRAVVRLAPTWGCGLAQLTARMQYTATSFSKPIRIVFSPVYRADRKLDTSPADSPYFPKAISYRSTRTLSYERLLYRPVVDAIMATAQQLRRLQTGNIQWYLLYIFLALVFMLLLMRFR, from the coding sequence ATGTTGATTGCGTTCAGCGGCCTATTCAGTTTGCTCGTCGCAGCCTCCTTCCTGGCAGGCTGGTCGCATGTCGCCGGCCCGGCAGGCAAGGCGCTGCGAGTTGGAGCAGCATACAGCGCGGTTCTGGCGCTGGCCAGCGGAACCGTCCTGGCAATCGCTGCGTGGGTGTACGGAGTTCCCGTCAACTTCAGTCTCTCTTTCCTTAGCCCTTTCCCGCCTCTTCAATTTATGTTTTCGCTGGACCGGCTGGGCGGGTTATTCCTGTTCATCGTGTGCGCCGTCTCCATACCGGCGGTTGTCTATTCTTTCCGGTACATTGAGCACCACTACGATCGCGCACGCGCCGCGTGGTATTGGGTGCTTTTGCCTCTGTTCCTGCTCTCCATGGTCATGGTGGTGAGCAGCGCCACGGTGTTTGCCTTTTTTGCCGGATGGGAACTCATGACCGTGCTTTCCGCCGGCTTGATTTTTCTGGAAGGCGACGCGGAAGAGCGACGGCGCGACATTTTCCTCTATTTGCTCACCATGCATGCCGGGGCGGCGCTGGTGCTGTCGGCATTTCTGCTGTTTGCGCCGCAAGCGCCTTCACTTACCTTTGCCGCGATCCGGGCGGCGGCCCAGACCATGCCGGGCGCGGAGAAAGCGGCGATCTTCCTGCTGGCTTTTTTCGGCTTCGGGACCAAAGCCGGAATCATTCCGCTGCATGTGTGGTTGCCGAGGGCGCATCCCATCGCGCCCACGCCGGTTTCAGCCCTGATGTCCGGCATCATGCTGAAGACGGCGGTCTACGTTTTTCTCCGCTTTGTGTTTGATTTTCTTTCCGGCGGGCCGGACTGGGGCGGATACCTGGTGCTGGCCGCGGGTGCGACGTCGGCGGTCCTGGGAATTCTCTACGCCATGTCGGAGACTGACCTCAAGCGGCTTCTGGCGTACTCCAGCGTGGAGAACATCGGCATCATCTATCTGGCGATTGGCGCAGGCATGCTCTGCCGTGCCAACGGAGCGCCCGCGTTTGCCGCGCTGGCGCTGATGGCTGCTTTGGTCCACGCGCTCAACCACGCCATCTTTAAGAATTTGCTCTTCTTGGGAGCGGGCGCCATCGCCTACCGGACGCATTCGCTGAAATTGAACCAACTCGGCGGCCTTTTGAAGACCATGCCGGCGACCGGGCTTTTTGTGCTGGTGGGATGTGTCTCCATCGCCGGGCTGCCGATGTTCAACGGATTCATCGGCGAGTGGCTGGCCTTCCAGGGATTTCTGGCAGGCGGACAGGTGGCCCAGACTTTGCCGCAGCTTCTGCTTCCGCTGATGGCCGGCGTGCTGGCGTTGACCGGAGCGCTGGCCGCAGCGTGCTTTGCCAATACTTTTGGGACCGCGTTTCTGGGAAGACCGCGGCAAGCAGAAGTGGATTCACCGGAGAATCCGCCGTTTTCCATGCTGCTGCCTCTTGGCGTGCTGGCGGGCGCGTGCTTGCTGATTGGCGTGATGCCGATGCTGGTGCTTCGTCCTCTGTGGGAAGTGACGGTGATGCTGGCGCCGGGCGGCGACTTCGCCGCCATTGCCGCGATCGCCACGGGAATTCAAAAAGTCGCGGTCGTGGTGCTGGCCGGCGCCGCGGCAGTGTGGTTGGTCCGCGCGGTGGTCCGCCTGGCTCCCACATGGGGATGCGGCCTGGCGCAGTTGACGGCGCGCATGCAGTACACGGCAACATCGTTTTCCAAGCCGATTCGCATCGTCTTTTCTCCGGTCTACCGGGCCGACCGCAAGCTGGACACTTCGCCCGCGGACAGCCCGTATTTCCCCAAAGCGATTTCCTACCGTTCCACGCGAACGTTGTCGTATGAACGGCTGCTATATCGTCCGGTGGTGGACGCCATCATGGCGACCGCGCAGCAGTTGCGGCGCCTGCAGACGGGAAATATTCAGTGGTACCTGCTCTACATCTTTCTGGCCCTGGTTTTCATGCTGTTGCTGATGAGGTTCCGGTAA
- a CDS encoding metalloregulator ArsR/SmtB family transcription factor, translating into MPRAKKTGFDASDLARFKAEFFKALAHPLRIRIIDALRDGEIGVNDLCARLGVEQSTLSQQLAQLRGRNIVVGRKEGQGVFYSIRDRSIFRLLDVAREIFNNQLVSVQDMLTQLDVSSGSPR; encoded by the coding sequence ATGCCTCGCGCAAAAAAAACCGGCTTTGACGCTTCTGACCTGGCCAGGTTCAAGGCGGAATTTTTCAAGGCCCTGGCCCATCCGCTGCGCATCCGCATTATTGACGCGCTCCGCGATGGCGAAATCGGGGTCAACGATTTATGCGCGCGACTGGGCGTGGAGCAGAGCACGTTGTCGCAACAACTGGCCCAGTTGCGGGGACGCAACATCGTGGTGGGAAGGAAAGAAGGTCAGGGAGTCTTCTATTCCATCCGCGACCGGTCGATCTTCCGGCTGCTGGACGTGGCCAGAGAAATTTTCAACAACCAACTGGTCAGCGTGCAGGACATGCTGACTCAGCTGGACGTTTCATCGGGGAGCCCGCGATGA
- a CDS encoding cysteine desulfurase, producing MHRVYLDNNATTPILPEVFEAMKPFYLEGFGNASSIHHYGQNARAAVERARGHVAALLNARPAEIVFTSGGTEADNAAIFGLVARGDHVITSTIEHSAVLKTCKRLEETGCEVTYVAVNGRGEVDPQEVRKALRSNTRLISIMMANNETGVLQPVEEIGRIAREADVFFHTDAVQAAGKVPVDVAKIGCDALSISGHKIHGPQGTGALFVKKGTLIQPLIYGGSHERQRRAGTENLPGIVGLGKAVEIALHWLHSDGPAEMAAERDRLQDSVLRVVEDAGVNGLGAPRVPNTTNLWFDHCEGEALVIALDLKGLAVSSGAACSSGAIEPSHVLLAMGLPHQRARASIRVSLGKQTTHEDIDFAIKVIPEVVGRLREISPVFQKQHAR from the coding sequence ATGCATCGCGTGTACCTGGACAACAACGCCACCACTCCCATCCTGCCGGAAGTGTTTGAGGCCATGAAGCCTTTCTATCTGGAAGGGTTTGGCAATGCTTCGTCCATTCACCATTACGGGCAGAATGCGCGGGCGGCGGTGGAGCGGGCGCGCGGGCACGTAGCCGCGCTGCTGAATGCGCGTCCGGCGGAGATCGTTTTTACCAGTGGCGGCACGGAAGCTGACAACGCCGCCATCTTCGGACTGGTTGCGCGCGGCGACCACGTGATTACTTCCACCATCGAGCACAGCGCGGTGCTCAAGACCTGCAAGCGGCTGGAAGAAACCGGGTGCGAAGTGACGTACGTCGCGGTCAACGGCCGCGGAGAAGTTGATCCCCAGGAAGTCCGCAAGGCGCTGCGGTCCAACACCCGGCTGATCAGCATCATGATGGCCAACAATGAAACCGGCGTGTTGCAGCCGGTGGAAGAGATTGGCCGCATCGCGCGCGAAGCCGACGTCTTCTTCCATACTGACGCAGTCCAGGCCGCGGGCAAAGTTCCGGTTGACGTCGCCAAGATCGGTTGCGACGCGCTGAGCATCTCCGGACATAAGATCCACGGGCCGCAAGGGACAGGGGCGCTGTTCGTCAAGAAGGGAACACTGATCCAGCCGCTGATTTATGGCGGCAGTCATGAGCGCCAGCGCCGCGCCGGCACGGAAAACCTGCCGGGAATCGTGGGCCTGGGCAAGGCTGTGGAGATCGCGCTGCATTGGTTGCATAGTGACGGACCGGCGGAAATGGCCGCAGAGCGCGACCGCCTGCAGGATTCAGTCTTGCGCGTGGTGGAAGACGCAGGCGTGAACGGACTGGGAGCGCCGCGTGTCCCTAACACGACGAATCTCTGGTTCGACCATTGCGAAGGCGAAGCCCTGGTGATTGCCCTGGACTTGAAAGGGCTGGCGGTTTCCAGCGGCGCAGCGTGCTCATCGGGCGCGATTGAACCTTCGCACGTGCTGCTGGCTATGGGGCTGCCGCACCAGCGTGCGCGGGCAAGCATCCGCGTTAGCCTGGGCAAGCAGACCACGCACGAGGACATAGACTTCGCCATCAAGGTGATTCCTGAGGTGGTGGGACGGCTGCGCGAGATCTCTCCGGTATTCCAAAAGCAGCACGCCCGATAG
- a CDS encoding sigma-70 family RNA polymerase sigma factor, with product MRIAICRVQAEEAGRELIDIDRGGDKMTSDETLMLEFQRGSREALEELFARYRQPLFGFFRRRLANKERAEDLAQETFVAVIRAAARYEPRSMVCTYLYGIALRLLANERRKQSKNPRSPDMVDQDGRKQDGAATLDAIPDPKAAGAADTVLWVRQALEKLEPVEREVLMLREYEQLSYEDIAQLLRIPINTVRSRLFRARMALKERLQPDAAADKGEKDEKAADLAGQVNPNPAESEA from the coding sequence GTGAGAATCGCAATCTGCCGTGTACAGGCAGAGGAAGCCGGACGCGAACTAATTGACATTGACCGTGGCGGCGACAAAATGACCAGCGATGAAACCTTAATGCTGGAGTTCCAGCGGGGATCGCGAGAGGCCCTGGAGGAGCTCTTCGCCCGCTATCGCCAGCCCCTGTTCGGCTTCTTCCGCCGCCGTCTGGCCAACAAGGAACGCGCCGAAGACCTGGCCCAGGAAACGTTTGTCGCGGTGATTCGCGCGGCCGCGCGCTACGAGCCGCGCTCGATGGTGTGCACGTATCTGTACGGCATCGCCCTGCGATTGCTGGCGAATGAGCGGCGGAAGCAGAGTAAGAACCCGCGGTCGCCAGACATGGTGGATCAAGATGGGCGGAAGCAAGATGGCGCGGCGACGTTGGATGCGATCCCCGATCCAAAAGCCGCTGGCGCAGCCGACACCGTCTTGTGGGTGCGGCAGGCGCTGGAAAAGCTGGAGCCGGTGGAGCGCGAAGTGCTTATGCTGCGCGAGTACGAGCAGCTCAGTTATGAGGACATCGCCCAGCTCTTGCGGATACCCATCAACACCGTGCGCTCCCGGTTGTTTCGCGCGCGCATGGCGTTGAAAGAACGCCTGCAGCCCGATGCGGCGGCGGACAAGGGCGAGAAGGACGAGAAGGCTGCGGATTTGGCCGGCCAAGTCAATCCAAATCCGGCGGAGAGCGAGGCCTGA
- a CDS encoding zf-HC2 domain-containing protein, protein MKDDVKSDGAKNKGVKSNDMSKKEIGVSQHPFDQEELMAFLDGELAAERAASAAAHLKNCLECQKLAAAFQQVSQAMVSWEVEQVGSEIPANIAAALNERKKDPARKLNSQRWEWRKLLRVQQLTWAAGLAAATLLVIAVSMAILLRSNKGAIESARVTKTLFRNMPAPLRNSAPSTAEMPVPPPRLSPRTATGLVRGSLQGKRLTPTAIPDRQASPLLERPPSTPTSFRRRLHLHLPNPRPRLRRETYTA, encoded by the coding sequence GTGAAGGACGATGTGAAGAGCGACGGCGCGAAGAACAAAGGCGTGAAGAGTAACGACATGAGCAAAAAGGAAATCGGCGTCAGCCAGCATCCGTTTGACCAGGAAGAGCTCATGGCCTTCCTTGACGGCGAACTCGCCGCCGAGCGCGCCGCCAGTGCAGCCGCGCACTTGAAGAATTGCCTGGAATGCCAGAAGCTGGCCGCCGCCTTCCAACAGGTCTCGCAGGCCATGGTGAGTTGGGAAGTGGAGCAGGTGGGCAGCGAGATTCCCGCAAACATCGCGGCAGCCTTGAATGAACGGAAGAAAGACCCTGCTCGCAAGCTAAACAGTCAGCGCTGGGAATGGCGGAAGCTCTTGCGCGTGCAGCAACTCACGTGGGCTGCCGGGCTGGCGGCAGCCACGTTGCTGGTGATCGCAGTTTCTATGGCCATCCTGCTTAGGAGCAACAAAGGCGCTATCGAGTCAGCAAGAGTGACAAAGACTTTGTTTCGAAATATGCCGGCGCCACTAAGAAATTCGGCACCGAGTACGGCCGAAATGCCGGTTCCGCCACCAAGGTTGTCCCCAAGAACGGCGACGGGTCTCGTGCGCGGAAGTCTCCAGGGAAAGCGGCTGACGCCAACGGCAATACCGGATCGCCAGGCCAGTCCACTGTTGGAGCGTCCACCGTCTACACCTACCTCCTTTCGCCGCAGGCTGCACCTCCACCTCCCAAACCCGCGGCCACGCCTGCGCCGGGAAACTTACACGGCCTAG
- a CDS encoding DUF4349 domain-containing protein, whose amino-acid sequence MAKVNRDFRSASPVEASKQPTASGGAAAEARKDSRVADETVNVTASASTVEVEADATQVTPPMIVRTANLTVTTKEFEKARPAVEEILKRHHGYVGEMNVDTPTGSARSLTATLRVPAAQLEATLADLKGLGRVEKESQNGEEVTQQYVDLEARLKNSRNTEQRLVQLQRERTGKLSDVLSVENQISRVRGEIEQMEAQRKEMRKQVDYATLNLTVSEDYKAELKVVPTSTGTLIRNAAVDGYRSMVDGLLALLLWLLSAMPSLLLWLAILFFPARFTWRRLRHRFLQRELAT is encoded by the coding sequence GTGGCCAAGGTCAACCGAGATTTCCGGAGCGCTTCTCCCGTTGAAGCCAGCAAGCAGCCAACCGCGAGCGGGGGAGCCGCAGCCGAAGCCAGGAAAGATTCTCGCGTAGCAGACGAAACAGTTAACGTCACCGCCAGCGCCAGCACGGTTGAGGTGGAAGCGGACGCGACGCAGGTCACGCCCCCTATGATCGTCCGCACCGCCAACCTCACGGTGACGACGAAAGAATTCGAGAAAGCCCGTCCGGCGGTGGAAGAAATTCTGAAGCGCCATCACGGCTACGTAGGCGAGATGAACGTAGACACGCCCACCGGCTCCGCCCGCTCGCTCACCGCAACCTTGCGCGTACCGGCCGCGCAACTGGAAGCCACGCTGGCGGACCTGAAAGGCCTGGGCCGCGTGGAAAAAGAATCGCAGAACGGAGAGGAAGTCACCCAGCAGTATGTTGACCTGGAGGCGCGGCTCAAGAATTCGCGCAACACCGAGCAGCGCCTGGTCCAGTTGCAGCGCGAACGCACCGGGAAACTCTCTGACGTGCTCTCTGTTGAAAACCAGATCAGCCGCGTGCGCGGCGAGATCGAGCAGATGGAAGCCCAGCGAAAAGAAATGCGCAAACAGGTGGACTACGCCACCCTGAACCTGACCGTGAGCGAAGACTACAAGGCCGAGCTGAAAGTGGTTCCCACGTCCACCGGCACGCTGATTCGCAACGCAGCAGTGGATGGTTATCGTTCCATGGTGGACGGCCTGCTTGCGTTGCTGTTGTGGCTGCTCTCTGCGATGCCCAGCCTGCTGCTGTGGCTGGCGATTTTGTTTTTTCCCGCGCGCTTCACCTGGCGTCGGCTGCGGCACCGTTTTTTGCAGCGCGAGTTGGCCACATGA
- a CDS encoding citrate synthase (catalyzes the formation of citrate from acetyl-CoA and oxaloacetate): MATSTVTKGLEGVVAATSSICYIDGDAGVLAYRGIDIHELAEQSTFEEVCYLLWFGKLPTRAELNDLQQRLGAERKLDPAIIDLLRSFPKSAIPMEVLRTAVSALSMYDKDAELVDHDANVRKAIRLTSQLAMIVANYDRIRKGKNVVAADPSLSHAGNFLLQLTGEKPSPTAEKALDVALILHADHELNASTFAARVIAATLADMHSAITGGIGALKGPLHGGANEAVMRMLFEIDKKGEDPVEYVKNILASHKKISGFGHRVYHTEDPRATHLRQMSHDLGKSANPKWSEMSEKIEKYIKAEKHLNANVDFYSASTYTTLGLDVDLFTPVFAVSRISGWTAHVIEQLNDNRLIRPRADYQGPKYPSRYVPMEKR; the protein is encoded by the coding sequence ATGGCAACCAGCACAGTAACCAAGGGATTGGAAGGCGTAGTCGCGGCTACCTCCTCCATTTGCTACATTGACGGCGACGCCGGGGTGCTCGCCTACCGGGGCATTGACATACACGAACTGGCGGAGCAGTCCACCTTTGAAGAGGTCTGCTATCTGCTGTGGTTCGGCAAATTGCCCACGCGCGCCGAATTGAACGACTTGCAGCAGCGCCTGGGAGCTGAACGCAAATTAGACCCGGCCATCATAGATTTACTCCGCAGCTTTCCCAAGTCCGCCATTCCCATGGAGGTCCTGCGGACCGCGGTCAGCGCGCTTTCCATGTATGACAAAGACGCCGAGCTGGTGGACCATGACGCCAACGTGCGCAAGGCCATCCGTTTAACCTCGCAGCTGGCCATGATTGTGGCCAATTACGACCGCATCCGCAAAGGCAAGAACGTGGTCGCAGCCGACCCGTCGCTTTCCCATGCCGGCAATTTCCTGTTACAGCTCACCGGCGAAAAACCTTCACCCACGGCAGAGAAGGCGCTCGACGTGGCCCTGATCCTGCATGCCGACCATGAGTTGAACGCCTCGACCTTCGCGGCGCGCGTGATAGCCGCCACGCTGGCGGACATGCATTCGGCGATTACCGGCGGCATCGGCGCGCTCAAAGGCCCGCTGCACGGCGGCGCCAATGAAGCCGTGATGCGCATGCTGTTTGAAATTGACAAGAAGGGTGAAGACCCGGTCGAATACGTCAAGAACATCCTGGCCAGCCACAAGAAGATTTCGGGATTCGGCCACCGCGTGTACCACACGGAAGATCCGCGGGCCACGCACCTGCGCCAGATGTCGCATGACCTGGGAAAATCGGCCAATCCCAAGTGGTCAGAGATGTCGGAGAAGATCGAGAAGTACATCAAGGCGGAAAAACATCTCAACGCCAACGTGGACTTCTACTCCGCTTCCACCTACACCACCCTGGGCCTTGATGTGGACCTGTTCACGCCGGTGTTTGCCGTGTCACGCATCAGCGGCTGGACCGCCCACGTGATCGAGCAACTCAACGACAACCGGCTGATCCGCCCCCGCGCGGATTATCAGGGACCGAAATATCCCAGCCGGTACGTTCCAATGGAGAAAAGATAA
- a CDS encoding DUF1287 domain-containing protein, whose product MLALVAVAQAQPRDAASQREFLHKLSDAAIERTQHIVRYDPGYVAISYPGGDVPPESGVCTDEVIRSYRALGIDLQKEVHEDMLANFSAYPGKAKWRLDHPDANIDHRRVPNLMVFFRRKGQVLPITATAADYHPGDLVTWDLGHGLTHIGIVVDRKALLGGRYMVVHNIGQGPKMEDVLFDWTITGHYRYFGPHPEAAGMPAHQRTR is encoded by the coding sequence ATGCTGGCGCTGGTTGCGGTTGCGCAGGCGCAACCCCGGGATGCGGCTTCGCAACGGGAATTTCTGCACAAGCTTTCCGACGCCGCGATCGAACGCACGCAACATATCGTCCGCTATGACCCCGGTTACGTGGCCATCTCTTACCCTGGCGGCGACGTCCCACCGGAATCCGGCGTCTGCACCGACGAGGTCATCCGTTCCTACCGCGCGTTGGGGATTGACCTGCAAAAAGAAGTCCATGAGGACATGCTGGCGAACTTTTCCGCCTATCCAGGCAAGGCCAAATGGCGACTGGACCACCCGGACGCCAACATTGACCACCGTCGCGTACCCAATTTGATGGTTTTCTTCCGCAGGAAAGGCCAAGTTCTGCCGATCACCGCCACCGCCGCCGATTACCACCCCGGCGACCTGGTCACCTGGGACCTGGGCCATGGTCTCACCCACATCGGCATCGTCGTGGACCGCAAGGCGCTGCTGGGCGGGCGCTACATGGTCGTCCACAACATTGGCCAGGGTCCCAAAATGGAAGATGTGCTCTTTGATTGGACCATCACCGGCCATTACCGCTATTTCGGCCCTCACCCGGAGGCGGCCGGAATGCCAGCACACCAGCGCACTCGCTAA